One segment of Triticum aestivum cultivar Chinese Spring chromosome 2A, IWGSC CS RefSeq v2.1, whole genome shotgun sequence DNA contains the following:
- the LOC123191311 gene encoding obtusifoliol 14-alpha demethylase-like: protein MDGITIHTAACFTIAFLFLTTIISKIIARIRTIHLTHKGKRSPITLRPPQVVSGAPLMAALLTLVTPKKGLHAAIHELHMKMGSVFTVNLFGLKKVTFLVGPEVTPHFFKGSPSEIDFGDTAKIIVPVLGPGVLFGVDMATRNEQIRFCTKAIQPARFRRDVHSMVCIVEDYFAKWRQSGTVDLKHELGHLIVLIANRCLLGNEIKGNNLEEVSRLLHELFENSFHMINLFFPHLPIPPHRRRDEARARLGKILHEIVRSRRRISPARVMDNNDDDEGDVLQSFMDSKYSDGRSMTDSEIVGLLIAILFAGQHTSSSTSTWTGACLLSNQKYMTAAVEEQKKIIGQNGEPIDYTILAKMDTLRCCIKEALRLYSPTPILLRHAHKSFTVQARDGMEYEIPEGNALACSIAVSNKLPYIYKNPDVYDPCRFAPGREEDRTGGKFSDISFGAGRYSCLGQDYAFMQIKVIWSYLLRNFELELISPFPELENDKILAGPRGKVMVTYRRRSIVN, encoded by the exons ATGGATGGGATCACAATACACACGGCAGCATGCTTTACCATAGCATTTTTGTTTCTCACCACAATCATCTCCAAGATCATTGCAAGAATCAGAACCATTCATCTTACACACAAAGGAAAAAGATCACCAATTACTCTGCGCCCGCCACAAGTTGTGAGTGGAGCTCCTCTAATGGCAGCCCTGCTCACACTTGTGACGCCCAAGAAGGGTTTACATGCTGCAATCCATGAACTACACATGAAGATGGGAAGTGTGTTCACAGTGAACCTTTTCGGGCTAAAGAAG GTGACATTTTTGGTTGGGCCAGAGGTCACTCCTCATTTCTTCAAGGGATCACCATCCGAGATCGACTTCGGGGATACAGCTAAGATCATTGTGCCCGTCCTCGGTCCAGGAGTTCTGTTTGGCGTGGACATGGCTACCAGGAATGAGCAGATCCGATTTTGTACCAAGGCGATACAGCCGGCGAGGTTTCGAAGAGATGTTCATTCCATGGTTTGCATAGTGGAG GACTACTTTGCGAAATGGAGACAAAGTGGTACGGTTGATTTAAAGCATGAGCTTGGCCACCTAATCGTGTTGATCGCAAACAGATGCTTGCTTGGCAATGAGATCAAAGgcaacaacttggaagaagtgtcgAGACTCCTCCATGAACTATTTGAAAACAGCTTCCACATGATCAACTTATTCTTCCCGCACCTCCCAATTCCGCCGCACCGCCGACGCGACGAAGCACGTGCAAGGCTGGGAAAAATACTCCATGAGATAGTCAGATCACGTAGAAGAATTAGCCCAGCCCGAGTCATGGACAACAATGATGACGACGAAGGCGATGTGTTGCAGAGCTTCATGGACTCAAAATACAGTGATGGCCGATCCATGACAGATAGCGAGATCGTCGGGCTACTCATTGCCATCTTGTTCGCTGGGCAGCACACGAGCTCAAGTACCAGCACCTGGACAGGAGCTTGCCTGCTAAGCAATCAAAAGTACATGACAGCTGCCGTGGAAGAGCAGAAGAAAATCATTGGACAAAACGGAGAACCCATAGACTACACCATCTTGGCAAAGATGGATACCTTGCGTTGCTGCATCAAAGAGGCACTGAGGCTCTACTCTCCAACGCCAATACTACTCCGACATGCACACAAGAGCTTCACCGTGCAAGCTAGGGATGGCATGGAATATGAGATCCCAGAAGGGAATGCTTTAGCGTGCTCCATAGCGGTCAGCAACAAGTTGCCTTACATTTATAAGAACCCTGATGTGTATGATCCATGCCGGTTTGCCCCGGGGAGAGAGGAGGACAGAACCGGCGGGAAGTTTTCGGACATATCTTTTGGTGCTGGAAGGTATTCTTGCTTGGGACAGGATTATGCTTTCATGCAAATCAAGGTGATATGGAGCTATTTGTTGAGGAACTTTGAGCTTGAGTTGATCTCTCCTTTCCCCGAGCTAGAGAATGACAAAATATTAGCAGGACCCAGGGGAAAAGTGATGGTTACTTACAGGAGAAGGTCAATAGTAAATTAG